The genomic window TCGAAACGAATAAATTAATAGTGTGACGCACATCGCAAACGCGAATCACCAAAGATCTCCTAAGCCATAATGTCATGCACCATCCATGGTTATATGATTGTTTCTAGGGAATGTTTTGGATGAAAAGAAAGTGGAATTCGAAATGACAGACACTGACGTTCATAAAGAAATATCTCCAGAAACGTTGATCAAATTGAAAGAGATTGGTTTCAATGTgaccgtcatcgtcgccgcgtaTTTGGCAAGCGACGGAACGAGACAGGACGTCAAAAAACTAATCTACGAAAGAGAGAGCACGCACGATTTGTTTATAGAACATCTCACCGAAGTTCACAATGACGTTCCAGAAATCATCACCGAAGCGGAAGTGGACAGGATGGTACaaaaacaagaagaaaatccaCTGTCTTTTACCGATGAAAACGCCCTTGTTGCGCCCACAAGCCTTATTCTAAAAATCGAAGTTGATCTTGAACCCTCGCAAGATTTGGCGTTCATTTTTGACAAGAGCAGTACGAAGAGCGGAGAACGACAAAAAAGATGGGGTTGGGCCAAAAGAACGTACAAGAAAGCCAGAGACAcctacgtcgtcgtcagagaAGGTTGGAGAAAGGTGAAGAAGATTTGGGGAAGGAAGTAACCGCGGTAACTATCGCGAGACCACTGCACGGCTAACTGAGTTGTTGCTCAGTC from Oscarella lobularis chromosome 1, ooOscLobu1.1, whole genome shotgun sequence includes these protein-coding regions:
- the LOC136199554 gene encoding uncharacterized protein; translation: MACSVLLLVAIISVVQGNVLDEKKVEFEMTDTDVHKEISPETLIKLKEIGFNVTVIVAAYLASDGTRQDVKKLIYERESTHDLFIEHLTEVHNDVPEIITEAEVDRMVQKQEENPLSFTDENALVAPTSLILKIEVDLEPSQDLAFIFDKSSTKSGERQKRWGWAKRTYKKARDTYVVVREGWRKVKKIWGRK